The following are encoded in a window of Cupriavidus oxalaticus genomic DNA:
- a CDS encoding flippase-like domain-containing protein — MTRAAMISLSVGAALFVALIAFTGFGPVASTLMSAGWLSLLVVAFHLLPLALDAGAIFVLFDRHAGHRTMRDALLARWVGESVNSLLPAGQLGGPVLMVRHLAQRGARMRDAAAAITVSTTMQAIAQLVFAVLGLVLFGASTASGAGEDVRLPVIAVTAVLALCLFGFYVAQRRGLFGRVLRLLSKLSGKRDWSALTTRADAVDAAVRQIYRAPGKVAATFALSLAGWLVGTGEVWLALRFLGHPVSWLDALLLESAGQAIRGAAFAIPGSLGVQEAGYLLLAPLVGLPADAALALSLIKRAREIVLGAPGLLYLYWSERNHRRRSLGGVPTTD, encoded by the coding sequence ATGACGCGTGCGGCGATGATTTCGCTGTCGGTCGGTGCGGCGCTCTTTGTCGCCCTGATTGCCTTTACCGGCTTCGGCCCGGTGGCGTCGACGCTGATGTCGGCGGGCTGGCTGAGCCTGTTGGTGGTGGCGTTCCACCTGCTGCCGCTGGCGCTGGATGCAGGTGCCATTTTCGTACTGTTCGATCGCCACGCCGGACATCGCACCATGCGAGACGCGCTGCTTGCGCGCTGGGTGGGCGAGTCCGTGAACAGCCTGCTGCCCGCCGGACAGCTGGGTGGGCCGGTGCTGATGGTGCGCCATCTCGCGCAACGCGGTGCGCGCATGCGCGACGCTGCCGCGGCCATCACCGTCAGCACGACGATGCAGGCGATCGCGCAGCTGGTGTTTGCGGTGCTTGGACTCGTGCTGTTCGGCGCGTCAACGGCGAGCGGCGCGGGCGAGGATGTGCGGCTGCCGGTCATTGCCGTCACCGCGGTGCTGGCGCTGTGCCTGTTCGGGTTCTATGTGGCGCAGCGGCGCGGCCTGTTCGGGCGCGTGCTGCGCTTGCTGTCGAAATTGTCAGGAAAGCGCGACTGGTCTGCGCTGACCACGCGCGCCGATGCCGTGGACGCAGCCGTGCGGCAGATATATCGTGCGCCCGGCAAGGTCGCCGCGACCTTCGCACTGAGCCTGGCGGGCTGGCTGGTCGGCACCGGGGAGGTGTGGCTGGCCCTGCGGTTTCTCGGCCATCCCGTCAGCTGGCTCGACGCCTTGCTGCTGGAGAGCGCCGGGCAGGCGATCCGCGGCGCCGCGTTTGCGATTCCCGGCTCGCTGGGTGTCCAGGAGGCTGGCTACCTGCTGCTCGCGCCATTGGTAGGCCTGCCTGCCGACGCGGCGCTGGCGTTGTCGCTGATCAAGCGCGCCCGGGAAATCGTGCTTGGCGCGCCCGGGCTTCTGTACTTGTACTGGAGTGAACGAAACCACCGGCGGCGAAGCTTGGGGGGTGTGCCGACTACCGATTGA
- a CDS encoding phosphocholine cytidylyltransferase family protein, producing the protein MRAIILAAGLGLRLQQPPGEQFPKCLLRFDGMTLLERHLRMLDAAGVTEIVLALGFQPEQVKAELDRLGHSPHPEIVLNQRYELGSVLTVHTVADALTRGGDVLLMDADVLYDERILAALVAGDSVNRLLIDRDFETGDEPVKLCLRDGLPVELRKQVAVGLEYDTIGESVGFFRFSEQTARRLAQIVAGYVERNQEKMPHEEAVRDLLLEGGHAFEIADVTGAPWLEIDFPGDVARARDEVLPQLQRWSGVPSGVTP; encoded by the coding sequence ATGCGAGCGATCATTCTTGCCGCGGGTCTTGGCCTGCGTTTGCAGCAACCGCCCGGAGAACAATTCCCGAAGTGCCTGTTGCGCTTCGATGGCATGACCCTGCTGGAACGGCATCTACGCATGCTGGACGCGGCGGGCGTCACGGAGATCGTGCTTGCGCTTGGTTTCCAGCCTGAACAGGTCAAGGCCGAACTCGACCGGCTCGGACATTCGCCCCATCCTGAAATCGTTCTGAATCAGCGCTACGAGCTCGGCAGCGTGCTGACCGTGCACACCGTCGCCGATGCGCTCACGCGCGGCGGCGACGTGCTGCTGATGGACGCCGACGTGCTCTACGACGAGCGCATTCTCGCCGCGCTGGTCGCCGGCGACAGCGTCAACCGCCTGCTGATCGACCGCGACTTCGAAACCGGCGACGAGCCGGTCAAGCTTTGCCTGCGGGACGGCCTTCCGGTCGAGCTGCGCAAGCAGGTCGCGGTGGGCCTGGAATATGACACGATCGGCGAGTCGGTCGGCTTCTTCCGTTTTAGCGAGCAGACCGCGCGCCGCCTGGCGCAGATCGTCGCGGGGTATGTCGAGCGCAATCAGGAGAAGATGCCGCATGAGGAAGCGGTGCGCGATCTGCTGCTGGAGGGCGGCCATGCATTCGAGATCGCGGACGTGACCGGTGCGCCCTGGCTCGAGATCGACTTCCCGGGCGACGTCGCGCGCGCGCGCGATGAAGTGTTGCCGCAACTCCAGCGCTGGTCTGGGGTCCCCTCGGGAGTCACGCCATGA
- a CDS encoding HalD/BesD family halogenase yields MSEQAEADRDLLTLSGERQQPFVDPADARADPDAGVAARVGTLGHSALRAEFDRQGAFLHVGEFLPAEVTEGLVASALALQDRINRNYLPGHKQGGSVSRHTIDQHAPFIAQLYRSKALIGWLEQICGEQLLPSPEQDPHAYALYYYTREGDHIGWHYDTSYYNGRRYTLLFGVIDESSCRLDYELHTRESGVPVQAGSVQIPPGGLVFFDGDKLRHRITPLGANQMRVSLTFEYVTDPGMRPWLRFVSNMKDALAYFGFRQVFKRLARGQQLRA; encoded by the coding sequence ATGAGCGAACAAGCCGAAGCGGACCGGGATCTTCTCACCCTGTCTGGCGAGCGGCAGCAGCCGTTCGTCGACCCTGCCGACGCGCGTGCCGATCCCGATGCAGGTGTGGCCGCCCGTGTTGGCACACTCGGGCACAGCGCGCTGCGCGCGGAATTCGACCGCCAGGGTGCGTTCCTGCATGTGGGTGAATTCTTGCCAGCCGAAGTCACCGAAGGGCTGGTTGCCAGCGCCCTGGCCTTGCAAGACCGGATCAATCGCAATTATCTCCCGGGCCACAAGCAGGGCGGCAGCGTCAGCCGCCATACGATCGACCAGCACGCGCCTTTTATCGCGCAACTCTATCGGTCCAAGGCGCTGATCGGCTGGCTCGAACAGATCTGCGGCGAGCAGCTGCTGCCTTCGCCGGAGCAGGATCCGCATGCCTACGCGCTCTATTACTACACACGCGAGGGCGATCATATCGGCTGGCATTACGACACCTCTTACTACAACGGCCGGCGCTATACCTTGCTGTTCGGCGTGATCGACGAATCGTCGTGCCGTCTCGACTATGAATTGCACACGCGCGAGTCCGGCGTGCCCGTGCAGGCGGGGTCGGTACAGATTCCCCCCGGTGGCCTCGTTTTCTTCGATGGCGACAAGCTGCGCCACCGCATCACGCCACTCGGGGCGAACCAGATGCGGGTGTCGCTGACCTTCGAATACGTCACCGACCCGGGCATGCGGCCCTGGCTGCGTTTCGTCTCCAACATGAAGGACGCGCTCGCTTATTTCGGCTTCCGGCAAGTATTCAAGCGGCTGGCCAGGGGCCAGCAGCTCCGGGCATGA
- the aepX gene encoding phosphoenolpyruvate mutase: MNARTPALSTASRSATLRQLLVSSELEFMMEAHNGLSARIVREAGFKAIWASGLAISAQFGVRDNNEASWTQVVDTLEFMADSSGLPILVDGDTGYGNFNNVRRLVRKLEQRGIAGLCIEDKQFPKTNSFIDGERQPLATIDEFCGKIKAGKDTQTDADFSIVARVEALIAGWGMDEALRRAEAYRQAGADAILIHSKLSRPDEILEFAREWAGRAPLVIVPTKYYSTPTEVFRQAGISLVIWANHLVRAAASAMQAVAREIHDTQTLVHVEDRIAPVSEIFRLQDADEYSAAERLYLSGSEAPGAAVVLAASRGEGLDALTAERPKVMLPVAGKPLLRWLVDAFKMQGIHDITVVGGYRADAIQCAGVTLVRNERHASTGELASLACAADGLHTDTVIAYGDLLFRSYFLRDLFESECRFSVVVDSSQTQPSNQSVRDFAYCSAPDDRALFGQKVLLRHVSNKAREVAVTGGQAPQGRWIGLLCVRGAGREALQQTLAGLRARADFDTLDMPDLLNALIDAGEEIDVKYVHGHWRSVNDLEDYQRAGEFAHARLPFVQGAPDTPGSEKRR, translated from the coding sequence ATGAACGCCCGCACTCCGGCTTTGTCCACTGCGTCGCGCAGCGCCACGCTGCGCCAGTTGCTGGTGAGCAGCGAACTTGAATTCATGATGGAGGCCCACAACGGGCTCTCGGCCCGGATTGTGCGCGAAGCGGGTTTCAAGGCCATCTGGGCCTCCGGCCTGGCGATCTCGGCGCAATTCGGCGTGCGCGACAACAACGAGGCAAGCTGGACACAGGTGGTCGACACGCTCGAATTCATGGCCGATTCCAGCGGCTTGCCGATCCTGGTCGACGGCGATACCGGCTACGGCAACTTCAACAATGTACGGCGGCTGGTACGGAAGCTCGAACAGCGCGGCATCGCGGGCTTGTGCATCGAGGACAAGCAGTTCCCCAAGACCAACAGCTTTATCGACGGCGAACGCCAGCCGCTGGCCACGATCGACGAGTTCTGCGGCAAGATCAAGGCCGGCAAGGATACGCAGACGGATGCCGATTTCTCGATCGTCGCGCGCGTGGAAGCACTGATCGCTGGCTGGGGCATGGACGAGGCCTTGCGCCGGGCCGAAGCCTATCGGCAGGCCGGCGCCGACGCGATCCTGATCCACAGCAAGCTGTCGCGGCCGGATGAGATCCTCGAGTTCGCACGCGAGTGGGCCGGCCGCGCGCCGCTGGTGATCGTGCCGACCAAGTACTACAGCACCCCCACCGAGGTATTCCGCCAGGCCGGCATCAGCCTCGTGATCTGGGCCAACCACCTGGTCCGGGCGGCGGCATCGGCGATGCAGGCGGTGGCCAGGGAGATCCACGACACCCAGACGCTGGTCCATGTCGAGGACCGTATCGCGCCGGTGAGCGAGATCTTCCGCCTGCAGGACGCCGACGAGTATTCCGCCGCCGAACGGCTGTACCTGTCTGGCTCCGAGGCGCCCGGCGCGGCGGTTGTGCTGGCGGCGAGCCGGGGTGAAGGGCTTGACGCGCTGACCGCCGAGCGGCCCAAGGTCATGCTGCCGGTCGCGGGCAAGCCGCTGCTGCGCTGGCTGGTGGACGCCTTCAAGATGCAGGGCATCCACGACATCACCGTGGTCGGCGGCTATCGTGCCGATGCGATCCAGTGCGCGGGTGTCACGCTGGTGCGCAACGAGCGCCACGCGAGTACCGGCGAGCTGGCGTCGCTTGCGTGCGCGGCCGACGGCCTGCATACGGATACCGTGATCGCCTACGGTGACCTGCTCTTTCGCAGCTACTTCCTGCGCGACCTGTTCGAGAGCGAGTGCCGCTTCAGCGTGGTGGTCGACTCGTCGCAGACGCAACCGTCGAACCAAAGCGTACGCGATTTCGCCTACTGCTCCGCGCCTGACGATCGCGCCCTGTTCGGCCAGAAGGTCCTGCTGCGGCATGTGTCGAACAAGGCGCGGGAAGTGGCCGTTACCGGCGGGCAGGCGCCGCAGGGGCGCTGGATCGGCCTGCTGTGCGTGCGTGGCGCCGGGCGTGAGGCCTTGCAGCAGACACTTGCCGGCCTGCGCGCGCGAGCGGATTTCGACACGCTGGATATGCCTGACCTGCTCAACGCCCTGATCGATGCGGGCGAGGAGATCGACGTGAAGTATGTGCATGGCCACTGGCGCAGCGTGAACGACCTGGAGGACTACCAGCGCGCGGGGGAGTTCGCGCATGCCCGGCTGCCGTTCGTCCAGGGTGCACCCGACACACCCGGCAGCGAGAAACGCCGATGA
- a CDS encoding CDP-alcohol phosphatidyltransferase family protein: MSSHPMEPHAQPPSPRTWDARLARRLVEPLKDSWVTPNHLTTVRLLTGLAGAACLAQGGFAWANGGALLIVLSNFIDHTDGELARISGKSSKFGHFYDLASDALVTMLLFVSMGIGVSGQFQDAAVPAVVRGSVAGVAVALIFFLRMRIEALAGKTATKQASAGGFETEDVLYLLPLVTLSSAISPFLTVASIGAPLFAAWVVIDYWRAVRRARPVTAATRP, from the coding sequence ATGAGCAGCCATCCAATGGAGCCGCATGCGCAGCCGCCATCTCCGCGCACATGGGACGCACGTCTGGCGCGGCGGCTTGTCGAACCGCTCAAGGATTCCTGGGTTACGCCCAATCATCTGACCACAGTCCGGCTTTTGACCGGCCTGGCCGGCGCGGCGTGCCTCGCGCAAGGCGGCTTCGCCTGGGCGAATGGCGGTGCGCTGCTGATCGTGCTTTCCAATTTTATTGACCACACTGACGGAGAACTCGCGAGGATCAGCGGGAAATCCAGCAAGTTTGGCCATTTCTACGATCTTGCCAGCGACGCACTGGTCACCATGCTGCTCTTCGTCAGCATGGGGATCGGCGTCTCGGGCCAGTTTCAGGACGCTGCGGTGCCAGCGGTCGTGCGCGGCAGCGTGGCGGGCGTGGCCGTGGCGCTGATCTTCTTCCTGCGCATGCGCATCGAAGCGCTCGCTGGCAAGACCGCCACGAAACAGGCCTCGGCCGGTGGCTTCGAGACGGAGGATGTGCTCTACCTCCTGCCGCTTGTGACCCTGAGCAGTGCCATCAGCCCGTTCCTGACGGTGGCGTCGATCGGCGCGCCCTTGTTCGCGGCATGGGTGGTCATCGACTACTGGCGCGCCGTGCGGCGCGCCCGCCCCGTTACAGCGGCTACCAGACCATGA